The Candidatus Hydrogenedens sp. genome contains a region encoding:
- a CDS encoding Gfo/Idh/MocA family oxidoreductase → MVTKDVLIIGGGMIVHDQILPSLYHLQRIGLIGEISICARHTTPLKHLQESLFIREAFPDQTFNSFPSLDTSENEYYPDLYKEAIKTLSPRQCVFVALPDHLHYPAIMEALAHEQHVICVKPLVQTYKQLVEIEKISKEKRLFVGVEYHKRFDIRSLLARKNYQNGLFGEFIIGEAKMIEPYYYRHSNFQNWFTCDISDPFTYVGCHYVDLVAFITGLKPVSVSVVGIRKPFPNGNIGYLWSHGRVIYENGGILSVINGLGYPDLGGGSNQQGLELYFENENCTTTLRHDDQFRGVSYSIKEELTEPSKKFYTINTDYFRLVPWNGPGLKPVGYGYTSIEELVHCIKRIDRIDDKQKQLEEMERINNLSIIATPRNSYYNELINECARLSIQENGKNYSIDYSLVSI, encoded by the coding sequence ATGGTAACAAAAGATGTGCTAATTATCGGTGGAGGAATGATAGTTCACGACCAAATTCTACCTTCGTTATATCACTTGCAAAGAATTGGTTTGATTGGGGAGATTTCTATTTGTGCGAGACATACGACACCGTTAAAACATTTGCAGGAAAGCCTATTTATTAGAGAGGCTTTCCCTGACCAAACATTTAATTCTTTTCCTTCTCTGGACACGTCCGAGAATGAATACTATCCAGATTTATACAAAGAGGCGATAAAGACATTATCACCCCGCCAATGTGTTTTTGTCGCATTACCTGACCATTTGCATTATCCCGCTATTATGGAAGCACTTGCTCATGAACAGCATGTAATTTGCGTTAAGCCCCTTGTTCAGACTTATAAACAACTTGTGGAGATTGAAAAAATATCAAAGGAAAAAAGACTTTTTGTGGGGGTCGAATACCATAAACGGTTTGATATCCGTTCCCTTTTGGCACGAAAGAATTATCAAAATGGATTATTCGGTGAATTTATCATTGGTGAGGCAAAGATGATTGAGCCTTACTATTATCGCCACAGTAATTTTCAAAATTGGTTTACCTGTGATATTTCCGACCCTTTTACTTATGTTGGCTGTCATTATGTTGACCTTGTTGCTTTTATTACAGGGCTAAAACCGGTATCTGTTTCTGTGGTTGGTATTAGAAAGCCATTCCCTAATGGTAATATAGGTTATTTGTGGTCACATGGTAGAGTAATTTATGAAAATGGCGGTATCCTATCTGTTATCAATGGTCTGGGTTATCCCGACCTGGGAGGCGGTAGTAACCAGCAAGGATTAGAATTATACTTTGAAAATGAAAATTGCACAACAACTTTGAGACATGATGACCAATTTCGTGGTGTGAGTTATAGTATTAAAGAGGAACTAACGGAACCGAGTAAAAAATTTTACACCATTAATACAGATTATTTCCGATTAGTGCCGTGGAATGGACCGGGATTGAAACCTGTTGGATATGGCTATACTTCAATAGAAGAATTAGTGCATTGTATAAAAAGAATTGATCGTATTGATGATAAACAAAAACAGTTAGAAGAAATGGAAAGAATAAATAATCTCAGTATTATTGCTACACCCCGAAACTCATATTACAATGAACTTATTAATGAATGTGCACGGTTATCTATTCAGGAGAATGGAAAAAACTATTCTATTGATTATAGTTTGGTCTCTATTTAA